The following coding sequences are from one Bacteroidota bacterium window:
- a CDS encoding CopD family protein translates to MDNLFKYALALHIIFIVTWFAGLFYIVRLFIYHTEAEQKAEPERSILQTQYKIMEKRLWYGITWPSMIITLLLGPWVMSYNFMYYITSAYFILKLCFVAALVLYHIQCHAMFKQLQNDVVKHSSFKLRLWNEVATVLLFAIVFLIVLKSNTGLVWGMLGLIIFSGTLILAIRIYKKSREKNTEQS, encoded by the coding sequence ATGGATAATTTATTTAAATACGCATTGGCCTTGCACATCATCTTCATTGTAACGTGGTTTGCCGGCTTGTTTTACATCGTTCGCTTATTCATTTATCATACAGAAGCAGAGCAAAAAGCAGAACCCGAAAGATCCATTTTACAAACCCAATACAAAATCATGGAAAAACGATTATGGTATGGCATCACTTGGCCATCCATGATTATTACCTTACTGCTCGGACCATGGGTGATGAGTTATAATTTCATGTATTACATCACCTCTGCATATTTCATTTTAAAATTATGTTTTGTTGCTGCCTTGGTTTTGTATCATATTCAATGTCATGCAATGTTCAAACAATTGCAAAATGATGTCGTAAAACACTCGTCCTTTAAATTACGTTTATGGAACGAAGTTGCAACGGTACTTCTATTTGCTATTGTATTCTTAATTGTATTAAAAAGCAATACCGGCTTGGTTTGGGGGATGTTGGGTTTGATTATCTTTTCAGGAACCTTGATTTTAGCAATTCGAATTTATAAGAAAAGTAGAGAGAAGAATACTGAGCAGTCGTGA
- a CDS encoding SPOR domain-containing protein, with the protein MNVEKHIGELLYDHNCVIVPDLGGFVANYAPAKIHPTQHTFTPPSKSIVFNINLKTNDGLLANQIATFEKKSYSEALKYIDYFVKEVNIQLKKGAKVKIDEVGTLYLDVEKNIQFEPAPTNFLLDAFGLSSFHSPAIKRDAIAKRIIEKEFKDRGPIPAEKKKSNVKRYVAIAVALPLLFAMVWIPLKTDLLKNVNYSNLNPFAKNEVKLPEANTTTNVVPLANKDTTTTKIIIYDTIQVPAVTTMVAADTTAVVKNEINLNYKFHLVAGCFQIEENAVKYVQSLQAQNLNAAIIGQNNKGLYVVSCGDFLTRKDALNELSSLRKVLPNSWLYRN; encoded by the coding sequence ATGAATGTAGAAAAACATATTGGTGAATTATTGTACGACCACAATTGTGTAATCGTTCCCGATTTAGGTGGGTTTGTGGCCAATTATGCGCCAGCAAAAATTCATCCGACTCAACATACATTCACCCCTCCATCAAAAAGCATCGTTTTTAATATCAATTTGAAAACCAACGATGGCTTGTTGGCCAATCAAATTGCTACTTTTGAAAAAAAATCCTATTCCGAAGCCTTAAAATACATTGATTATTTCGTGAAAGAAGTAAATATTCAATTGAAAAAAGGTGCGAAAGTAAAGATTGATGAGGTTGGGACTTTGTATTTAGATGTAGAAAAAAATATTCAATTTGAACCGGCACCAACCAACTTTTTATTGGATGCATTTGGTTTATCTTCTTTCCATTCGCCTGCCATCAAGCGGGATGCAATTGCAAAACGGATTATTGAAAAAGAATTTAAAGACAGAGGTCCGATTCCTGCAGAGAAAAAGAAAAGCAATGTCAAGCGCTATGTTGCCATAGCAGTTGCACTTCCACTATTGTTTGCAATGGTTTGGATTCCTTTAAAAACGGATCTTTTAAAGAACGTAAATTATTCGAATTTAAATCCGTTTGCTAAAAATGAAGTGAAGTTGCCGGAAGCAAATACAACTACGAATGTTGTTCCGTTGGCAAATAAAGATACCACAACTACGAAAATAATTATTTACGATACCATTCAAGTGCCTGCTGTAACTACTATGGTTGCTGCAGATACAACTGCAGTTGTAAAAAATGAAATCAATTTGAATTATAAATTTCATTTAGTAGCAGGTTGTTTTCAAATTGAAGAAAATGCAGTGAAATATGTTCAATCGTTGCAGGCACAAAATTTAAATGCTGCGATTATTGGTCAAAACAATAAAGGATTGTATGTAGTGTCTTGTGGCGACTTCCTTACTCGCAAGGATGCGTTGAACGAATTGAGTTCCCTTCGAAAAGTATTACCAAATAGTTGGTTATACAGAAACTAG
- a CDS encoding acyl-CoA thioesterase yields MKSKTPKESLTIQTQIVLPNDTNTLGNLFGGQLLQWMDIVASIAAHRHCKRVVVTASVNNVSFNMPINHASLVTLEAKVSRAFTSSMEIFIDVWVEDPVTGEKVKANEAIYTFVAVDQNGSPLPVPAVTPETDEEKARYEGALRRRQLSLILAGKMKPSDATELKALFA; encoded by the coding sequence ATGAAATCAAAAACGCCCAAAGAATCACTTACGATACAAACTCAAATTGTATTACCCAACGATACCAATACCTTAGGAAATTTGTTTGGTGGGCAGTTGTTGCAATGGATGGATATTGTGGCTTCTATTGCAGCGCACCGTCATTGTAAGCGTGTTGTGGTAACCGCTTCTGTGAATAATGTATCGTTTAATATGCCTATAAACCATGCGAGTTTGGTAACGTTGGAAGCGAAAGTTTCGCGTGCATTCACTTCTTCCATGGAAATATTTATTGATGTTTGGGTAGAAGATCCTGTTACTGGCGAAAAGGTGAAAGCCAACGAAGCCATTTATACATTTGTTGCCGTTGATCAAAATGGTTCACCATTGCCTGTTCCTGCTGTTACTCCTGAAACAGACGAAGAGAAAGCTCGTTATGAAGGAGCATTGCGAAGAAGACAATTAAGCTTGATATTAGCAGGAAAAATGAAGCCGAGTGATGCTACGGAGTTGAAAGCGTTGTTTGCTTAA